Proteins encoded together in one Nitrospiria bacterium window:
- the metH gene encoding methionine synthase gives MNINELNELLKRKILVMDGAMGTALQDKNLTPEDFGSPSLEGCNEILNITRPQVIQSVYEAYLNAGSDIIETNTFGATSIVLGEYQLEDRVTEINRTSAQLAREIADRFSTPEKPRLVAGSMGPTTKTISVTGGVTFDQLVGAFHQQAKALIEGEVDLLLLETAQDTLNLKAAAIGVNQAQQDLGTNLPLMVSGTIEPMGTMLAGQGVEALYTSLEHLHLFSIGLNCATGPEFMTDHLRSLSSLANCWVSVYPNAGLPNEDGLYEETPESLSQKLSRFVDQGWVNIIGGCCGTTPAHIKTIVQMVDGKKPRVPTALKRLAISGIDFLPIEEEIRPVLVGERTNQTGSRKFRDLIEAEQFEEGAEIGRKQVKSGAHILDVNMDSTNRDNAKDMDEFLKILTKKIKVPIMIDSTNSDVIEAGLKNCQGKSVINSINLEDGEERFEKVVPLLKKYGGAVVVGCIDETGQAIQRQRKLEIAKRSYGLLVNKYGLPPTDLIFDPLVFPTASGDKSYDGSAPETLEAVKLIKQTFPECRTILGISNVSFGLPQAGREILNSVFLYHAVKAGLDFAIVNSEKLERYPSIAEEERKLSENLLFWRGDDPVTAFVSAFRHKKPKEKKSRIEMPLDERLASYIIEGSKDGLIEDLNEALKDRKPLEIINGPLMKGMSEVGRLFNNNELIVAEVLQSAESMKASVAHLEQFMEKNESNIRGKIILATVKGDVHDIGKNLVEIILGNNGYQVINLGIRVPPAELIKAYQKEKPDAVGLSGLLVKSAQQMVVTAQDFKSAGMEIPLLVGGAALNLKFTATRIAPEYSGPVCYAKDAMQGLDLVNQLTDENLKEGLLKKIEKEKLFLQKSVETTAKAAAPKEPFKGLSVKPSRDLPSPPDFDLHALQDVSLEKLFSFINPTMLYGKHLGLRGGFEQLLSKGDDKAIKLKAQVETLQKELIRTHGMVANGVYRFFPCQGRGEDLILYDPQNKKQIIETFNFPRQGAGERLCLSDYSRSALSGELDSIALFVVTCGKGIREFSQTLKEEGEYLKSHILQALAIECAEAFAEWLHQKIRSDWGIGDPPTLSMKDILKNKYRGVRVSFGYPACPNLSDQRKLFKLLEPSQIGVELTEGDMMDPEASVSALVFHHPEAKYFRADE, from the coding sequence TTGAACATAAATGAGTTAAATGAATTACTCAAAAGAAAGATCCTTGTAATGGACGGGGCCATGGGAACGGCCCTCCAGGATAAAAACCTAACCCCAGAGGATTTTGGGAGTCCTTCTCTGGAAGGGTGCAACGAAATTTTAAATATTACCCGCCCCCAGGTCATCCAAAGCGTTTATGAAGCCTATCTCAATGCCGGATCCGATATTATTGAAACCAATACCTTCGGGGCCACCTCCATTGTTCTGGGGGAATACCAATTAGAAGACAGGGTCACGGAGATCAACCGAACCAGTGCACAATTGGCTCGCGAAATAGCAGACCGGTTTTCCACCCCTGAAAAACCCCGCCTGGTGGCGGGTTCAATGGGGCCGACCACCAAAACCATTTCGGTTACCGGAGGGGTTACCTTTGATCAATTAGTGGGGGCATTTCACCAACAGGCAAAGGCCTTGATTGAGGGGGAAGTGGATCTCCTCCTTTTAGAAACGGCCCAAGACACACTCAATTTAAAAGCTGCGGCCATTGGGGTCAACCAAGCCCAACAGGATCTCGGAACAAATCTTCCATTAATGGTCTCCGGAACCATCGAACCCATGGGAACCATGCTGGCGGGTCAAGGGGTAGAAGCGTTATACACCTCTCTGGAACACCTTCATCTTTTTTCAATCGGTTTAAACTGCGCCACGGGCCCAGAATTCATGACCGATCACCTCCGTTCTCTTTCCTCACTTGCAAATTGTTGGGTCAGCGTCTACCCCAACGCCGGACTTCCCAATGAAGACGGCCTTTACGAAGAAACCCCGGAAAGCCTTTCACAAAAATTATCCAGGTTTGTTGACCAAGGCTGGGTCAATATCATTGGAGGATGCTGTGGAACCACCCCCGCCCACATCAAGACCATTGTTCAAATGGTGGATGGAAAAAAACCGAGAGTCCCTACAGCCCTAAAAAGGCTGGCCATATCCGGAATTGACTTTTTACCCATTGAGGAGGAAATCCGTCCTGTTTTGGTGGGAGAACGAACCAATCAAACCGGTAGCCGAAAATTTAGAGACCTCATTGAAGCAGAACAGTTTGAAGAAGGCGCTGAAATCGGCCGTAAACAGGTGAAAAGCGGTGCCCATATCCTCGATGTGAATATGGATAGCACAAACCGGGATAATGCCAAAGACATGGACGAATTTCTCAAAATTCTCACCAAAAAAATAAAAGTTCCTATCATGATTGATTCCACCAACTCAGACGTAATTGAGGCCGGTCTTAAAAATTGCCAAGGAAAATCTGTCATCAACTCCATCAATTTGGAGGACGGGGAGGAACGGTTTGAAAAGGTAGTTCCCCTTTTAAAAAAATATGGTGGAGCGGTTGTGGTGGGGTGTATTGATGAAACCGGACAGGCGATTCAACGCCAGAGAAAACTGGAAATTGCAAAACGTTCCTATGGTCTTTTGGTGAACAAATATGGTCTGCCTCCAACGGATTTAATTTTTGACCCCTTGGTCTTTCCCACTGCTTCCGGGGATAAATCCTATGACGGGTCCGCCCCTGAAACCCTCGAAGCGGTCAAACTCATTAAGCAAACGTTTCCGGAATGTAGAACCATTCTGGGGATAAGCAACGTATCATTTGGTTTACCCCAAGCCGGCCGGGAAATTTTAAACTCCGTATTTCTCTACCACGCGGTCAAAGCAGGACTTGATTTCGCCATTGTCAATTCAGAAAAACTGGAACGCTACCCTTCAATTGCCGAAGAGGAGAGAAAGCTTTCCGAAAATCTTCTTTTCTGGAGAGGGGATGATCCTGTCACCGCTTTCGTCAGTGCATTTCGCCACAAAAAGCCCAAAGAGAAAAAATCCCGCATAGAAATGCCATTGGACGAACGGTTGGCTTCTTATATTATTGAGGGGTCAAAAGATGGTTTGATTGAAGATTTAAACGAGGCACTCAAAGACAGAAAACCTTTAGAAATTATAAACGGTCCTCTGATGAAAGGCATGAGTGAAGTAGGAAGACTTTTTAATAATAACGAATTGATTGTGGCGGAAGTTCTCCAAAGTGCGGAATCAATGAAAGCATCGGTGGCCCACCTGGAGCAGTTCATGGAAAAAAATGAATCTAATATTCGAGGTAAAATTATTCTGGCAACCGTTAAAGGGGATGTTCATGATATTGGGAAAAACCTGGTTGAGATCATATTGGGCAATAACGGATACCAAGTGATTAATTTGGGAATTCGAGTTCCTCCCGCCGAATTGATTAAGGCATATCAAAAAGAAAAACCCGATGCGGTGGGTTTATCAGGTTTGCTGGTTAAATCCGCCCAGCAAATGGTAGTCACCGCACAGGATTTTAAATCAGCGGGAATGGAAATTCCCCTTTTGGTGGGGGGAGCCGCACTCAATCTCAAATTTACCGCAACCCGTATTGCCCCTGAATACTCAGGGCCGGTATGCTATGCAAAGGATGCCATGCAGGGATTGGATTTAGTCAATCAGCTCACCGATGAAAACTTAAAAGAGGGCCTGCTAAAGAAGATAGAAAAAGAAAAACTGTTCCTTCAGAAAAGTGTTGAAACCACGGCAAAAGCCGCAGCCCCAAAGGAGCCCTTCAAAGGCCTTTCGGTGAAACCCTCCCGGGATCTGCCATCACCCCCCGACTTTGACCTTCACGCCTTACAGGATGTCAGTCTGGAAAAACTATTTTCTTTTATTAACCCGACGATGTTGTATGGAAAACATCTTGGACTTCGGGGAGGATTTGAACAACTCTTATCCAAGGGGGACGACAAAGCAATAAAATTAAAAGCCCAGGTGGAAACCCTCCAAAAAGAACTGATTCGAACCCATGGGATGGTGGCCAATGGGGTTTATCGGTTTTTCCCCTGCCAGGGTCGTGGTGAGGATCTCATCCTATATGATCCGCAAAATAAAAAACAGATTATTGAAACCTTTAACTTTCCTAGACAAGGTGCGGGGGAGAGGCTTTGCCTTTCTGATTATAGTCGGTCGGCTTTATCCGGTGAATTGGATTCCATTGCCCTTTTTGTTGTAACCTGCGGAAAGGGCATTCGGGAATTTTCGCAAACCTTAAAAGAGGAAGGAGAATATTTAAAATCCCACATCCTACAAGCCCTCGCCATTGAATGTGCGGAAGCTTTTGCGGAATGGCTTCACCAAAAAATTCGGAGCGATTGGGGAATAGGTGATCCCCCCACTCTGTCCATGAAAGACATTCTCAAGAATAAATACCGGGGGGTCCGGGTCAGTTTTGGGTATCCTGCCTGCCCCAATTTGTCCGATCAAAGAAAACTGTTTAAATTGTTGGAACCCTCCCAAATCGGTGTAGAATTAACGGAGGGAGATATGATGGACCCCGAGGCGTCGGTTTCCGCTCTGGTATTCCACCATCCCGAGGCAAAATATTTCCGTGCGGACGAATAA
- the ndk gene encoding nucleoside-diphosphate kinase, with product MERTLAIIKPDGVKKNLIGEVIRRYENKGFRVIAMKLVRMTKEVAKGFYFVHRERPFYESLTDFMSSGNCVVMVLEGEDVIIKNRELMGATNPKEAAPETIRKDFGSRIEHNVVHGSDSKSSADFEIPYFFNAFEIPV from the coding sequence ATTGAACGAACGTTGGCTATTATTAAACCGGATGGGGTAAAAAAGAATTTGATTGGGGAGGTTATTCGCCGGTATGAGAACAAGGGGTTTCGTGTTATTGCAATGAAATTGGTCCGAATGACCAAAGAGGTGGCAAAGGGGTTTTATTTCGTTCATCGTGAAAGACCTTTTTATGAAAGCCTGACGGATTTTATGTCTTCCGGAAATTGTGTCGTGATGGTATTGGAGGGGGAGGATGTCATCATAAAGAATCGGGAGTTAATGGGGGCAACCAATCCCAAGGAAGCTGCCCCGGAGACCATACGGAAAGATTTTGGGTCTCGAATTGAGCATAATGTGGTTCATGGGTCCGATTCAAAATCATCGGCAGATTTTGAGATTCCTTATTTTTTTAACGCCTTTGAGATCCCTGTTTAG
- a CDS encoding N-acetylmuramoyl-L-alanine amidase produces MKRLKTQPHALLKSLSIFFLPLFTLTLFSAVEVSAAEKSNFQKGLNCKNRLMKSESKKRFRHSWEQCIRYFVKAAKTERNPKKIEESLFRTAKLYEGLNRYSGKSHDKRKAIDQYRQLVKHYPKGRFFKTSRRSLASLDGSSLPSTSPSTTPTPPPAKPIMVNLVNYWSFPSYTRVVVELSEEAEFRSERLEKPERLFIDFKNAYLPRKMHNKPILIKDGVLKKVNVAQFDPQTVRLVLNLDQINNFRIVPFENPNRIIIDVYGKNSQVRDAAFNPPQQYQTAEVPKRTNGEITLAQQLGLGINTIVVDPGHGGKDPGAIGRSGVMEKDVVLDISKRLKTLLEKNLGKKVILTRETDIFIPLEERTQMANAQKADLFISIHTNSSPKRTTRGTEIYLVGQSTDRPAMETAARENSASERAMSDLELILNDLLENTKIDESLELAHLTSQSFHKTVGSKYKNVVNLGVKRAPFYVLINASMPSILTEISFISNPQEEKRLKNETYRQKAAEALYQGINQYIASIKVASIR; encoded by the coding sequence TTGAAAAGGCTGAAGACCCAACCTCACGCGTTATTGAAGTCCCTTTCTATCTTTTTCCTCCCTTTATTTACCCTCACTCTTTTCTCTGCCGTTGAGGTTTCCGCTGCAGAAAAAAGTAATTTTCAAAAAGGACTAAATTGCAAAAACCGTTTAATGAAATCTGAATCTAAGAAACGGTTCCGCCATTCATGGGAGCAATGTATCCGATATTTTGTCAAAGCGGCCAAAACGGAAAGAAACCCTAAAAAAATCGAAGAATCCCTTTTCCGTACCGCCAAGCTTTATGAAGGCCTCAATCGATACTCCGGTAAAAGCCATGACAAAAGAAAAGCCATTGACCAATATAGGCAATTGGTAAAACACTACCCCAAAGGACGGTTTTTCAAAACCTCTCGGCGATCATTGGCTTCTTTGGATGGTTCCTCTCTTCCCTCAACTTCCCCCTCAACAACTCCCACGCCCCCTCCTGCTAAGCCCATAATGGTCAATCTTGTGAATTATTGGTCATTTCCATCCTATACCCGGGTAGTGGTCGAGCTGTCTGAGGAAGCGGAATTCCGGTCAGAACGACTGGAAAAACCGGAACGCCTATTTATCGATTTCAAAAATGCCTACCTTCCAAGAAAAATGCACAATAAACCCATTCTTATTAAGGATGGGGTTTTAAAGAAGGTCAATGTGGCTCAATTTGATCCCCAAACGGTTCGCCTGGTTTTAAACTTGGACCAGATTAATAATTTTCGTATTGTCCCGTTTGAAAACCCAAACCGGATTATTATTGACGTGTACGGGAAAAATTCCCAGGTGAGAGATGCGGCGTTCAACCCGCCCCAACAGTACCAAACCGCCGAGGTTCCCAAACGAACCAATGGTGAAATTACCCTCGCACAACAATTGGGACTGGGAATTAACACCATTGTTGTTGATCCTGGACACGGGGGAAAAGATCCCGGCGCCATTGGGCGAAGCGGAGTCATGGAAAAAGATGTGGTCTTAGACATTTCAAAACGTCTAAAAACCCTTTTGGAAAAAAATCTTGGGAAAAAGGTCATTTTGACCCGGGAAACGGATATTTTTATTCCCTTAGAGGAACGAACACAAATGGCCAATGCACAAAAGGCGGATTTATTTATTTCCATTCATACCAATTCAAGCCCAAAACGAACCACCCGTGGAACCGAGATCTATTTGGTAGGACAATCCACCGACCGCCCGGCCATGGAAACCGCGGCTAGAGAAAATAGCGCTTCGGAGCGGGCCATGAGTGACCTGGAACTTATTCTTAATGATCTTTTAGAAAACACCAAAATCGATGAATCTTTGGAATTGGCCCACCTGACCAGCCAGTCTTTCCATAAAACCGTTGGATCTAAATACAAAAATGTGGTTAACCTCGGGGTTAAGAGAGCTCCCTTTTATGTTCTGATAAATGCCAGCATGCCAAGTATTTTAACGGAAATCTCTTTTATCAGTAATCCGCAGGAAGAAAAAAGGTTGAAAAATGAAACCTACCGCCAAAAAGCCGCAGAGGCCCTTTATCAAGGGATTAACCAATATATTGCCTCCATCAAAGTTGCCTCCATACGTTAA
- the truA gene encoding tRNA pseudouridine(38-40) synthase TruA, which yields MPRIKLTLEYDGTQYFGWQRQPTLPTIQKVLEDKTSQISQDRIQVIGAGRTDAGVHAKAQVAHFDTQSKMTPLMWQRALNGILPPDISVIKTEKVPQHFHSRYSAIRKCYQYTILNRSFPSPFSRNHAWCIFSPLNVSKMRKGADMFKGKHDFNSFRSSSCNAKHTLITLRRLDIDKKGEFIFLTFEARSFLMHMVRHLVGYLVTLGQEKITLKDLKGFLNGSFQKHSQTAPPHGLCLLHVKYPK from the coding sequence ATGCCCCGAATCAAACTGACTTTGGAATACGATGGAACCCAGTACTTTGGATGGCAAAGGCAGCCCACCCTTCCCACTATACAAAAAGTTCTTGAAGATAAAACGTCCCAAATTTCCCAAGATAGGATTCAGGTCATTGGGGCGGGAAGAACGGATGCTGGAGTTCATGCAAAAGCCCAAGTGGCACATTTTGACACCCAATCTAAGATGACCCCCCTCATGTGGCAACGGGCATTAAATGGAATTCTCCCCCCTGATATTTCCGTTATTAAAACAGAAAAGGTTCCTCAACATTTTCACTCCCGCTATTCCGCCATTCGAAAATGCTATCAATACACTATCCTTAATCGCTCCTTTCCCTCCCCTTTTTCCAGAAACCATGCTTGGTGTATATTTTCCCCCTTAAATGTTTCAAAAATGCGGAAAGGCGCAGACATGTTTAAAGGAAAACATGATTTTAATTCCTTTCGTTCCTCCTCCTGCAATGCCAAACATACCCTCATTACCCTTCGACGATTGGACATTGATAAAAAAGGAGAATTTATTTTTCTGACTTTTGAAGCCCGGTCTTTTCTGATGCACATGGTTCGGCATCTCGTTGGATATTTAGTCACCCTGGGCCAAGAGAAAATCACTTTAAAAGACCTTAAAGGCTTTTTAAATGGCTCCTTTCAAAAACATTCCCAAACAGCCCCTCCCCATGGCCTTTGCCTCCTTCATGTAAAATATCCTAAGTGA